Proteins encoded in a region of the Pseudomonas denitrificans (nom. rej.) genome:
- the lysS gene encoding lysine--tRNA ligase, which yields MSDQQLDATELQQEENKLIAQRKEKLAAVREAKAIAFPNDFRRENYFADLQKQYETATKEELEAAAIPVKVAGRIMLNRGSFIVLQDSSGRLQVYVNRKTLPEETLAEIKTWDLGDIIGAEGTLARSGKGDLYVEMTNVRLLTKSLRPLPDKHHGLTDTEQRYRQRYVDLIVNEETRHTFRVRSQVIAHIRRFLSDRGFLEVETPMLQTIPGGAAAKPFETHHNALDMAMFLRIAPELYLKRLVVGGFEKVFEINRNFRNEGVSTRHNPEFTMLEFYQAYADYEDNMDLTEELFRELAQAVLGSTDVPYGDKVFHFGEPFARLSVFDAILKYNPELTAADLTDLEKARAIAKKAGAKVLGHEGLGKLQVMIFEELVEHKLEQPHFITQYPFEVSPLARRNDNDPSVTDRFELFIGGREIANAYSELNDAEDQAERFMLQVKEKDAGDDEAMHYDADFVNALEYGMPPTAGEGIGIDRLVMLLTNSPSIRDVILFPHMRPQA from the coding sequence ATGAGCGACCAACAACTCGACGCTACCGAACTGCAACAGGAAGAAAACAAGCTGATCGCCCAGCGCAAGGAAAAGCTTGCCGCCGTGCGTGAAGCCAAGGCCATCGCCTTCCCCAACGACTTCCGCCGCGAGAACTACTTCGCGGACCTGCAGAAACAGTACGAAACCGCGACCAAGGAAGAGCTGGAAGCAGCTGCCATCCCGGTCAAGGTTGCCGGTCGCATCATGCTCAACCGCGGCTCGTTCATCGTCCTGCAGGACAGCAGCGGCCGTCTGCAGGTCTACGTGAACCGCAAGACCCTGCCCGAAGAGACCCTGGCCGAGATCAAGACCTGGGACCTGGGCGACATCATCGGCGCCGAAGGCACCCTGGCCCGTTCCGGCAAGGGCGACCTGTACGTCGAGATGACCAACGTGCGCCTGCTGACCAAGTCCCTGCGCCCGCTGCCGGATAAGCACCACGGCCTGACCGACACCGAGCAGCGCTACCGCCAGCGCTACGTCGACCTGATCGTCAACGAGGAAACCCGCCACACCTTCCGCGTGCGTTCCCAGGTCATCGCCCACATCCGTCGCTTCCTGTCCGATCGCGGCTTCCTCGAAGTGGAAACCCCGATGCTGCAGACCATTCCCGGCGGCGCGGCGGCCAAGCCCTTCGAAACCCACCACAACGCGCTGGACATGGCCATGTTCCTGCGTATCGCCCCGGAGCTTTACCTCAAGCGCCTGGTGGTCGGTGGCTTCGAGAAGGTCTTCGAGATCAACCGCAACTTCCGTAACGAAGGCGTCTCGACCCGGCACAACCCCGAGTTCACCATGCTCGAGTTCTACCAGGCCTACGCCGACTACGAAGACAACATGGACCTGACCGAAGAGCTGTTCCGCGAGCTGGCCCAGGCCGTGCTCGGCAGCACCGACGTGCCGTACGGCGACAAGGTCTTCCACTTCGGCGAGCCGTTCGCCCGCCTGTCCGTGTTCGACGCCATCCTCAAGTACAACCCGGAGCTCACCGCGGCTGACCTGACCGACCTGGAGAAGGCCCGCGCCATCGCCAAGAAGGCCGGCGCCAAGGTCCTCGGCCACGAAGGCCTGGGCAAGCTGCAGGTGATGATTTTCGAAGAGCTGGTCGAGCACAAGCTGGAGCAGCCGCACTTCATCACCCAGTACCCGTTCGAAGTGTCCCCGCTGGCCCGCCGCAACGACAACGACCCGAGCGTCACCGACCGCTTCGAGCTGTTCATCGGTGGCCGCGAGATCGCCAACGCCTACTCCGAGCTCAACGACGCCGAAGACCAGGCCGAGCGCTTCATGCTGCAGGTCAAGGAGAAGGACGCCGGTGACGACGAGGCGATGCACTACGACGCCGACTTCGTCAACGCGCTCGAATACGGCATGCCGCCCACCGCCGGTGAAGGCATCGGCATCGACCGCCTGGTGATGCTGCTGACCAACTCGCCGTCGATCCGCGACGTCATCCTCTTCCCGCACATGCGCCCGCAGGCGTAA
- a CDS encoding hybrid sensor histidine kinase/response regulator — MTPDQMKDASMLELFRLEAEAQTQVLVHGLMALERNPTQADQLEACMRAAHSLKGAARIVGLDAGVQVAHVMEDCLVGAQEGRLLLTSGHIDALLAGTDILLHIADAQPERAEQAQQGVPAMVERLQALVSGKAPAQPAPSVPVPAEPAPVAVEPPVPAPAAPAERPQRRRSSDSDEAGERVLRVTAERLNQLLDYSSKSLVESQRLKPLLDSLQRLKRIQASASRVLDGARDAASTANLDAEAQAYLADARRLVGECQQLLSEQIAELDEFSFKAGQRAQSLYDTALSCRMRPFSDVLSGQARMVRDLGRSLGKTVSLDIQGATTQVDRDVLEKLEAPLTHLLRNAVDHGIESAEVRARNGKPEEGTIQLLARHHAGMLVLELQDDGGGVDLDRLRSAIVRRQLSTEETVARLTEEELLSFLFLPGFSMREQVTEVSGRGVGLDAVQHMVRQLRGGIRMEQVRGQGARFHLEVPLTLSVVRSLVVSIGGEAYAFPLAHIERMRRLAPDEIVQLEGRQQFWHEGRHVGLVSASQLLQRPDGEATPDEIPVVVIRERESAYGVAVEKFIGERTLVVVPLDARLGKVQDVSAGALLDDGTPVLILDVEDMLRSVEKLLATGRLERIDPTGRLTGPARKRVLVVDDSLTVRELERKLLLGRGYDVAVAVDGMDGWNALRSEHFDLVITDIDMPRMDGIELVTLIRRDTRLQSLPVMVVSYKDREEDRRRGLDAGADYYLAKASFHDEALLDAVVDLIGGAHG, encoded by the coding sequence ATGACCCCGGACCAGATGAAGGACGCGTCGATGCTGGAGCTGTTCCGCCTGGAGGCGGAGGCCCAGACGCAGGTGCTGGTTCACGGCCTGATGGCGCTGGAGCGCAACCCGACCCAGGCCGACCAGCTCGAAGCCTGCATGCGCGCCGCGCACTCGCTCAAGGGCGCCGCGCGGATCGTCGGCCTCGATGCCGGCGTGCAGGTCGCCCACGTCATGGAGGATTGCCTGGTTGGCGCCCAGGAAGGCCGCCTGCTGCTGACCTCCGGGCATATCGACGCGCTGCTGGCCGGCACCGATATCCTCCTGCATATCGCCGACGCCCAGCCCGAGCGCGCCGAACAGGCCCAGCAAGGCGTGCCGGCCATGGTCGAACGCCTGCAGGCGCTGGTTTCCGGAAAGGCCCCGGCGCAGCCGGCACCGTCTGTTCCGGTGCCCGCCGAGCCCGCACCGGTAGCTGTCGAACCACCCGTGCCGGCTCCCGCGGCTCCCGCCGAACGTCCCCAGCGCCGCCGCTCCAGCGACAGCGATGAAGCTGGCGAGCGCGTGCTGCGGGTGACCGCCGAGCGCCTCAACCAGTTGCTCGATTACTCCAGCAAGTCGCTGGTGGAATCCCAGCGCCTGAAGCCGCTGCTCGATTCGCTGCAGCGCCTCAAGCGCATCCAGGCCAGCGCCAGTCGTGTGCTCGACGGCGCCCGCGATGCCGCCAGCACCGCCAATCTCGACGCCGAGGCGCAGGCCTATCTGGCCGACGCTCGCCGTCTGGTCGGTGAGTGCCAGCAACTGCTCAGCGAGCAGATCGCCGAGCTCGACGAATTCAGTTTCAAGGCCGGCCAGCGCGCCCAGTCGCTTTACGACACCGCGCTGTCCTGCCGCATGCGGCCGTTCTCCGACGTGCTCTCCGGGCAGGCGCGGATGGTCCGCGACCTCGGTCGCTCGCTGGGCAAGACCGTGAGCCTGGACATCCAGGGCGCCACCACCCAGGTTGACCGCGACGTGCTGGAGAAGCTCGAGGCGCCGCTCACCCACCTGCTGCGCAATGCCGTCGACCACGGTATCGAGTCCGCTGAAGTGCGCGCCCGCAACGGCAAGCCGGAGGAGGGCACGATCCAGCTGCTGGCCCGCCATCACGCCGGCATGTTGGTGCTGGAACTGCAGGATGACGGTGGCGGTGTCGATCTCGACCGCCTGCGCTCGGCCATCGTGCGCCGCCAGCTGTCCACCGAGGAAACCGTGGCGCGCCTCACCGAGGAAGAGCTGCTGAGCTTCCTGTTCCTGCCCGGCTTCAGCATGCGCGAGCAGGTCACCGAAGTGTCCGGCCGTGGCGTCGGCCTGGACGCCGTGCAGCACATGGTGCGCCAGCTGCGCGGCGGCATCCGCATGGAACAGGTGCGCGGGCAGGGCGCGCGTTTCCACCTGGAAGTGCCGCTGACGCTGTCCGTGGTGCGCAGCCTGGTCGTCAGCATTGGCGGTGAAGCCTATGCCTTCCCACTGGCGCACATCGAGCGCATGCGCCGTCTGGCGCCGGACGAGATCGTCCAGCTCGAAGGCCGCCAGCAGTTCTGGCACGAGGGCCGGCATGTCGGCCTGGTGTCCGCCAGCCAGCTGTTGCAGCGCCCCGACGGCGAAGCCACGCCCGACGAGATTCCGGTAGTGGTCATCCGCGAACGGGAAAGCGCCTACGGCGTGGCGGTGGAGAAATTCATCGGCGAGCGCACCCTGGTGGTGGTGCCGCTGGATGCCCGGCTGGGCAAGGTGCAGGACGTCTCCGCCGGCGCGCTGCTGGACGACGGCACGCCGGTGCTGATCCTCGACGTCGAGGACATGCTGCGCTCGGTGGAAAAACTCCTGGCCACCGGTCGCCTGGAACGCATCGACCCCACCGGTCGCCTTACCGGCCCGGCGCGCAAGCGCGTGCTGGTGGTGGACGACTCGCTCACCGTGCGCGAGCTGGAACGCAAGCTGCTGCTGGGGCGCGGCTATGATGTCGCCGTGGCGGTCGATGGCATGGACGGCTGGAACGCGCTGCGCTCGGAGCATTTCGACCTGGTCATCACCGACATCGACATGCCGCGCATGGACGGTATCGAGCTGGTGACCCTGATCCGCCGCGACACCCGCCTGCAGTCGCTGCCGGTGATGGTGGTGTCCTACAAGGACCGCGAAGAAGACCGGCGGCGCGGGCTCGATGCCGGCGCCGACTATTATCTGGCCAAGGCCAGCTTCCACGACGAGGCCCTGCTGGATGCGGTGGTCGATCTGATCGGAGGAGCCCACGGGTGA
- the prfB gene encoding peptide chain release factor 2 (programmed frameshift), translated as MEIQPILNSIKDLSDRTHSIRGYLDYDLKHDRLIEVNRELEDPAVWNKPEYAQNLGRERAMLAQIVETLDELTGGLADSRDLLDMAVEENDEGAVGDVEAEVQRLREILEKLEFRRMFSGEMDPNNAYLDIQAGSGGTEAQDWANMLLRMYLRWADKNGFSAEIVELSEGEVAGIKGATVHIKGEYAFGWLRTEIGVHRLVRKSPFDSGNRRHTSFTAVFVSPEIDDNIEIEINPADLRIDTYRSSGAGGQHVNTTDSAVRITHVPTNTVVACQNERSQHANKDTAMKMLRARLYEQEMQKRTAASQALEDTKSDIGWGHQIRSYVLDQSRIKDLRTGVERSDCDKVLDGDLNEYLEASLKQGL; from the exons ATGGAAATCCAACCGATCCTCAACAGCATCAAGGACCTCTCCGACCGTACCCATTCGATTCGGGGGTATCTT GACTACGATCTGAAACATGATCGTCTGATCGAAGTAAACCGCGAACTGGAAGACCCGGCGGTCTGGAACAAGCCCGAGTACGCCCAGAACCTGGGCCGCGAGCGCGCCATGCTGGCGCAGATCGTCGAGACCCTCGACGAGCTCACCGGCGGTCTGGCCGACTCCCGCGACCTGCTCGACATGGCGGTCGAGGAGAATGACGAGGGCGCCGTCGGCGACGTCGAGGCCGAAGTCCAGCGCCTGCGCGAGATTCTCGAGAAGCTCGAGTTCCGCCGCATGTTCAGCGGCGAGATGGACCCCAACAACGCCTACCTGGACATCCAGGCCGGCTCCGGCGGCACCGAAGCCCAGGACTGGGCCAACATGCTGCTGCGCATGTACCTGCGCTGGGCGGACAAGAACGGCTTCAGCGCCGAGATCGTCGAGCTGTCCGAGGGTGAAGTCGCCGGCATCAAGGGCGCCACCGTGCACATCAAGGGCGAGTACGCCTTCGGCTGGCTGCGCACCGAGATCGGCGTGCACCGTCTGGTGCGCAAGAGCCCGTTCGACTCCGGCAACCGTCGGCACACCTCGTTCACCGCGGTATTCGTGTCGCCGGAAATCGACGACAACATCGAGATCGAGATCAACCCGGCCGACCTGCGCATCGACACCTACCGCTCCTCCGGCGCGGGCGGTCAGCACGTGAACACCACCGACTCCGCGGTGCGTATCACCCACGTGCCGACCAACACCGTGGTGGCGTGCCAGAACGAACGCTCCCAGCACGCCAACAAGGACACCGCCATGAAGATGCTGCGGGCCCGGTTGTACGAGCAGGAGATGCAGAAGCGCACCGCCGCCTCGCAGGCGCTGGAAGACACCAAGTCCGATATCGGCTGGGGTCACCAGATCCGTTCCTACGTGCTCGACCAGTCGCGCATCAAGGACCTGCGTACCGGCGTGGAACGCAGCGATTGCGACAAGGTGCTCGACGGCGACCTCAACGAATACCTGGAAGCCAGCCTGAAACAAGGCCTGTAA
- a CDS encoding chemotaxis response regulator protein-glutamate methylesterase codes for MKIGIVNDMPLAVEAMRRALAFEPAHRIVWVAANGAEALEMCAAHKPDVILMDLLMPVMDGVEATRRIMAQSPCAIIVVTVDLERNMSRVFDAMGNGAVDAVNTPVMGTGDPAEAARPLLRKLQNLAWLNAPRDSRPAINAVPARKGSGARKLIAIGSSAGGPAALADLFARLPEDFPAAIVVVQHVDEVFAAGMAEWLSTQSKIPVRLARNGEPPQPGCVLLAGTNHHIRLLKGGELAYTAEPSSHIYRPSIDVFFDSVVEYWVGDAVGVLLTGMGRDGAEGLKHMRERGYLTLAQDQESSAVYGMPKAAAAIGAAVEIRALGDIARRLAEVCA; via the coding sequence GTGAAGATAGGGATAGTCAACGACATGCCCCTGGCGGTCGAGGCGATGCGCCGCGCGCTGGCTTTCGAGCCGGCGCACCGCATCGTCTGGGTCGCCGCCAACGGCGCGGAGGCACTGGAGATGTGCGCCGCGCACAAGCCCGACGTGATCCTCATGGACCTGCTGATGCCGGTGATGGATGGCGTAGAGGCGACCCGCCGGATCATGGCCCAGAGCCCCTGCGCGATCATCGTCGTGACGGTGGACCTGGAGCGCAACATGAGCCGCGTGTTCGACGCTATGGGCAATGGCGCGGTGGACGCGGTGAACACGCCGGTCATGGGCACCGGCGACCCCGCTGAAGCGGCACGTCCACTGCTGCGCAAGCTGCAGAACCTGGCCTGGCTCAACGCCCCGCGTGACAGCCGGCCGGCCATCAACGCAGTGCCGGCGCGCAAGGGCAGCGGCGCGCGCAAGCTGATCGCCATCGGCTCTTCGGCCGGCGGCCCGGCGGCACTGGCTGACCTGTTCGCCCGCCTGCCGGAAGATTTCCCCGCCGCCATCGTGGTCGTCCAGCACGTCGACGAAGTCTTCGCCGCCGGCATGGCCGAATGGCTCTCGACCCAGTCGAAGATTCCCGTGCGCCTGGCGCGCAACGGCGAGCCGCCGCAGCCGGGCTGCGTGCTGCTGGCCGGCACCAACCACCATATCCGCCTGCTCAAGGGCGGCGAGCTGGCCTATACCGCCGAACCCAGCAGCCACATCTACCGGCCCTCGATCGACGTGTTCTTCGACAGCGTGGTCGAGTACTGGGTCGGCGACGCCGTCGGTGTGCTGCTCACCGGCATGGGTCGGGACGGCGCCGAGGGCCTGAAACACATGCGCGAACGAGGTTACCTGACCCTGGCCCAGGATCAGGAAAGCAGTGCCGTGTACGGTATGCCCAAGGCTGCGGCGGCGATCGGCGCCGCAGTGGAGATTCGCGCGCTGGGCGACATCGCCCGACGACTCGCTGAGGTCTGCGCCTGA
- a CDS encoding TetR/AcrR family transcriptional regulator: protein MTQVSPRDSAAQVASAIAESVKYQGRKASRQGSEQRRQAILDAALRIIVRDGVRAVRHRAVAAEAGVPLSATTYYFKDIQDLITDTFALFVERSAEALSTFWSSVEGDLQAMAAGLGQDDPLARRELTANIVELAIQYVMVQLNERREHLLAEQAFRQEALLNPSLSDLAQRHRRILSLGVVHFFEVLGSRQPEQDARVLTAIILQMEYQGLLDGADHLQIEEMRAILSRYLDLVMGL from the coding sequence GTGACCCAAGTGTCCCCGCGAGACAGCGCAGCGCAAGTCGCCAGCGCCATCGCAGAAAGTGTCAAATACCAGGGCCGCAAGGCCAGCCGCCAGGGCAGCGAGCAGCGCCGTCAGGCGATCCTCGACGCCGCCCTGCGGATCATCGTGCGTGATGGCGTCCGCGCCGTGCGCCACCGTGCCGTGGCCGCCGAGGCCGGTGTGCCGCTATCGGCCACCACCTACTACTTCAAGGACATCCAGGACCTCATCACCGACACCTTCGCGCTCTTCGTCGAACGCAGCGCCGAAGCCCTGTCGACCTTCTGGAGCAGCGTCGAGGGCGATCTCCAGGCCATGGCCGCCGGCCTCGGCCAGGACGACCCGCTGGCTCGCCGCGAGCTGACGGCCAATATCGTCGAGCTGGCGATCCAGTACGTCATGGTTCAGCTCAACGAGCGCCGCGAGCACCTGCTGGCCGAACAGGCCTTCCGCCAGGAAGCGCTGCTCAACCCCAGCCTCAGCGATCTGGCACAGCGTCACCGGCGGATTCTTTCCCTGGGCGTGGTGCATTTCTTCGAAGTGCTCGGTTCCAGACAGCCCGAACAGGATGCCCGGGTGTTGACGGCCATCATCCTGCAGATGGAGTATCAGGGCCTGCTGGACGGGGCCGACCACCTGCAGATCGAGGAAATGCGTGCCATCCTTAGCCGCTATCTCGATCTGGTGATGGGCCTGTAG
- a CDS encoding response regulator, with the protein MNSSQSDYPVTTPGDTAVMVLLVDDQPMIGEAVRRALADDPSIDFHFCSDPHQAIALAIQIKPTVILQDLVMPGADGLSLVREYRANPATRDLPIIVLSTKEDPAVKSAAFSAGANDYLVKLPDAIELIARVRYHSRSYLALQQRDEAYRALRESQQQLLETNLVLQRLMNSDGLTGLSNRRHFDEYLEMEWRRALREQTQLSILLIDVDHFKAYNDTFGHVQGDEALRQVAGAIRASASRPSDLPARYGGEEFVMVLPNTSPGGARLLAEKLRRLVQDLNIRHELPTPGSSLTISIGVATLIPQAGQACRQLIELADQALYNAKHGGRNQVAIAG; encoded by the coding sequence ATGAACTCAAGCCAGAGTGACTACCCCGTGACGACCCCAGGCGATACCGCAGTCATGGTGCTGCTGGTGGACGACCAGCCAATGATCGGCGAAGCCGTGCGCCGCGCGCTGGCGGACGACCCCAGCATCGACTTCCACTTCTGCTCCGATCCGCACCAGGCCATCGCCCTGGCGATCCAGATCAAGCCCACGGTGATCCTCCAGGACCTGGTGATGCCCGGTGCCGACGGTCTCTCGCTGGTGCGCGAGTACCGTGCCAACCCGGCGACCCGCGACCTGCCGATCATCGTCCTGTCGACCAAGGAAGACCCGGCCGTGAAGAGCGCGGCGTTCAGCGCCGGCGCCAACGATTACCTGGTCAAGCTGCCCGACGCCATCGAACTGATCGCGCGGGTGCGCTACCACTCGCGCTCCTACCTCGCCCTGCAGCAGCGCGACGAGGCCTACCGCGCCCTGCGCGAGAGCCAGCAGCAGCTGCTGGAAACCAACCTGGTGCTGCAGCGCCTGATGAACTCCGACGGCCTCACCGGGCTGTCCAACCGCCGGCACTTCGATGAGTACCTGGAAATGGAGTGGCGCCGCGCCCTGCGCGAGCAGACCCAGCTGTCGATCCTGTTGATCGACGTGGACCACTTCAAGGCCTACAACGATACCTTCGGCCATGTGCAGGGCGACGAGGCGCTGCGCCAGGTGGCCGGGGCCATCCGCGCCAGCGCCAGCCGCCCCTCTGACCTGCCGGCGCGCTACGGCGGTGAGGAGTTCGTCATGGTCCTGCCCAACACCTCGCCCGGCGGCGCGCGACTGCTGGCGGAGAAGCTGCGGCGCCTGGTGCAGGACCTGAACATCCGCCATGAGCTGCCGACACCGGGTTCGTCGCTGACCATCAGCATCGGTGTGGCGACCCTGATCCCCCAGGCCGGGCAGGCCTGCCGCCAGCTCATCGAACTGGCCGACCAGGCGCTCTACAACGCCAAGCACGGCGGGCGCAACCAGGTGGCCATCGCCGGCTGA